In Paenibacillus sp. JQZ6Y-1, a genomic segment contains:
- a CDS encoding AtpZ/AtpI family protein — protein sequence MTGQQQRKPDGSSPWKAVGLVSAIGIDLTVCTLAGFWFGSWLDRMWNGSGIGIAIGVLAGLFAGIVGIIVIIKKIVGEPNE from the coding sequence ATGACAGGACAACAACAGCGCAAACCGGACGGTTCATCGCCTTGGAAGGCGGTTGGATTGGTGAGTGCGATCGGTATCGATCTGACTGTGTGCACACTTGCCGGATTCTGGTTTGGTTCTTGGCTGGACCGAATGTGGAATGGCTCAGGAATCGGTATTGCCATCGGTGTGCTTGCAGGTTTGTTTGCAGGCATTGTAGGTATCATTGTCATCATTAAGAAAATAGTGGGGGAACCGAATGAATGA
- a CDS encoding ATP synthase subunit I, with product MNEIPAYIYWLTRTTFVFLALCFLAVALLPEYRPIAFGLIVGSAVSFVNTKYLAKKVQKMTDEAASGTGKRFKGLGFAQRAAFSIGAVILAVEFPKVFEIHALAGSLVFAPFALVIIGFILSRRENKLNSDNERGEKNA from the coding sequence ATGAATGAAATACCAGCGTACATTTATTGGCTGACCCGGACCACCTTTGTTTTTCTCGCGCTTTGTTTCCTTGCTGTCGCATTGCTTCCGGAATACCGTCCCATCGCCTTTGGGCTGATTGTGGGCTCGGCGGTTAGCTTCGTGAATACGAAGTATTTAGCCAAAAAGGTGCAAAAGATGACCGATGAGGCAGCAAGCGGTACAGGAAAGAGATTCAAAGGATTGGGATTTGCACAGCGGGCGGCTTTTTCGATTGGTGCCGTTATTCTTGCAGTCGAGTTTCCAAAGGTGTTTGAGATTCATGCACTTGCTGGAAGCCTTGTATTTGCACCGTTTGCACTTGTCATTATCGGCTTTATCCTTTCTCGCCGCGAAAACAAGCTGAACTCCGATAACGAAAGGGGTGAGAAAAATGCATGA
- the atpB gene encoding F0F1 ATP synthase subunit A, producing the protein MHEAPIVQIAGLNFDLALILTVIVSGIIVFALAKLATRNLSVENPGKLQNFMEWVVEFVQGLISSTMDYKKGAPFLSLGLTLIMFIFVSNMLGLPLVVPFKYTDPAAANFFGLPLTSVLDGLSSGKEYVEVGWWKSPTADAASAMGLALIVFVLVHFLGIVKNPKHYFGHYFKPFFFFFPINLIEQFSKLLTHGMRLFGNIFAGEVLISVLLKMSTLWFGVGAVASVLGLIVWQGFSIFVGTIQAFVFTILAMVYISQSLETDEDH; encoded by the coding sequence ATGCATGAAGCACCGATAGTTCAGATTGCAGGTTTAAATTTTGACCTTGCACTGATTCTAACCGTAATTGTAAGTGGTATCATTGTATTTGCACTAGCAAAGCTGGCTACTCGCAATCTATCTGTAGAGAATCCAGGCAAGCTGCAAAACTTTATGGAATGGGTAGTTGAATTCGTACAGGGTTTGATCTCCAGTACGATGGACTATAAAAAGGGAGCACCGTTCTTATCGCTCGGTCTGACATTGATTATGTTTATTTTTGTCAGTAACATGCTCGGTCTACCGCTTGTCGTTCCGTTCAAGTATACAGACCCTGCAGCAGCTAATTTCTTCGGTCTGCCGCTCACATCGGTTCTCGATGGATTGAGTTCAGGCAAAGAGTATGTTGAGGTAGGCTGGTGGAAATCACCAACCGCTGACGCTGCATCCGCAATGGGATTAGCACTGATCGTATTCGTTCTGGTTCACTTCTTGGGTATTGTGAAGAATCCGAAGCACTATTTCGGTCATTACTTCAAACCGTTCTTCTTCTTCTTCCCAATCAACTTGATCGAGCAGTTCTCGAAACTGTTGACACACGGAATGCGTCTATTCGGTAATATTTTTGCCGGTGAGGTTTTGATTTCCGTATTGCTCAAAATGTCGACACTGTGGTTCGGAGTAGGAGCAGTTGCCTCTGTACTGGGCTTGATCGTATGGCAAGGATTCAGTATCTTTGTTGGTACAATCCAAGCTTTCGTTTTCACCATTCTGGCTATGGTATACATATCGCAATCGCTGGAGACGGATGAGGATCATTAA
- the atpE gene encoding F0F1 ATP synthase subunit C: MGALAFLAAAIAVGLGALGAGIGNGLIVSKTVEGIARQPEAKSTLQTVMFIGVGLVEALPIIGVVLAFIFYAAA, encoded by the coding sequence ATGGGAGCATTAGCATTTCTGGCGGCAGCTATCGCCGTAGGTCTGGGCGCATTGGGCGCAGGTATTGGTAACGGTCTGATCGTAAGTAAAACAGTCGAAGGTATCGCTCGTCAACCAGAAGCGAAATCCACACTGCAAACAGTAATGTTTATCGGTGTAGGTCTGGTAGAGGCACTGCCAATCATCGGTGTAGTACTGGCGTTCATTTTCTACGCTGCTGCATAA